CGATAAGGATGACTTCTCTCTATCTAAATGTTTGTTTTAATCAAAATGTCTAAAGACCGATGATTAATCGTTTACTGATGCCATGTGAGCAATCAAATCCAATACTTTGTTAGAGTAACCGATTTCGTTGTCATACCAAGAAACAACTTTAACGAAAGTATCAGTCAAGTAAACACCTGCGTTTGCATCGAAGATAGAAGTCAACGTGCAGCCCAAGAAGTCAGAAGATACAACTGCATCTTCAGTGTAACCCAGAACACCTTTCAATTCGCCTTCTGAAGCTTCCTTCATAGCAGCGCAGATAGCTTCCTTAGTAGCCGGTTTTGCCAAGTTTACAGTCAAGTCAACAACTGAAACATCCAAAGTCGGCACACGCATAGAGATACCAGTCAGCTTGCCGTTCAGTTCAGGAATAACTTTACCTACAGCCTTAGCAGCACCTGTAGAAGACGGGATGATGTTGCCAGAAGCAGCACGGCCACCACGCCAGTCTTTCATAGACGGACCGTCAACAGTCTTCTGAGTAGCAGTAGTAGAGTGAACTGTAGTCATCAAACCGTTTACAATACCGAACTTGTCGTTCAATACCTTAGCAATCGGAGCCAAGCAGTTAGTAGTACAAGAAGCGTTAGAAACGAACTGAGTACCCTTAACGTAAGTCTTTTCGTTTACACCGCAAACGAACATCGGAGTAGCATCCTTAGAAGGAGCAGACATAACTACGTATTTAGCACCAGCCTGAATGTGAGCTTGAGCTTTTTCCTGAGTCAGGAACAAACCAGTTGATTCAACAACGTATTCAGCTTCTACTTCATTCCATTTCAAGTCAGCCGGATTCTTTTCTGCAGTTACGCGGATTTCCTTACCGTTAACAATCAATTTGCTATTTTCAACGTCAGCTTCGATAGTACCGTCGAACTGGCCGTGCATAGTATCATACTTCAACATGTAAGCCAAGTAATCTACCGGGCACAAGTCGTTAATACCTACGATTTGGATATCGTTTCTTTTTTGAGCTGCACGGAATACGAAACGGCCGATACGACCGAAACCGTTAATACCTACTTTAATCATTTTGTTTAATTTTAAAAGGTTCTATAATATAGTTATAAACACTCGCATTTACTTTTCTGCATCAGGCATCCGAAGCATCTCGCCGACCCTTCTTCTTTCCTAACTGCGTTGCAAAAATAGCAAATTCTTTTTTGACTTGAGCACGAAAAAGTATTAAAATTAAGAAAAAACCAAGCGATATTTTACCTTCTTCTTGTTAAATCCTCTCTCTATGCCTGACAAACTTATCATTTTGCAATCCATACTTTACACGATAATGAATTTTCCCACCCACCCCAACCACTCATTTGTTTTCCTTACCTATTATATATAGGATTCACGCTATTCATTTTTTAACATGGAATATTAGGATATATCCCATCACATTCCTTACATTTGTAATAAATTATAGTCAATCAGAAATGGATTGCGAAAAATGGAATGGAACGCAGAGACGCAGAAGCGCAAAGTTTATTTTTTTTGAGAGAGCAAAGCGCACAGAGAGTGGCATTTAGCTCCGTGTTCTTTGCCTTCTCTCTAAATTGTTCCTCTGCGTCTTTGCGTCTCTGCGTTCGATTTTTTTTCGCAAACTAATTTTGTTTTACTATATATCAAATTTCAAAACATAGGACCATGAAACACATCAACAAACTCTTTGTTTTAGCAGGACTTGCTTCCGCCGCCTTATACGGATGTACACAACCGGGAAATAATACCCAAGAAAAAGAAATGGACGAATTTATTTCCGGACTTATGGACAAAATGACCTTGCGGGAGAAATTAGGACAACTAAACCTGCCTGCCGGAGGAGACCTGACGACAGGCACCGTACAAAACAGCAACTTAGCCGAAATGATCCGCAAACAAGAATTGGGAGGATTCTTCAACGTGATGAGTGTAGAGAAAATCCGGGAACTGCAACGCATCGCCGTAGAAGAAACCCGGCTGGGCATCCCTCTCGTAGTAGGAGCCGATGTTATCCACGGCTACCAGACCATCTTCCCTATTCCGCTGGCATTGGCATGCAGTTGGGACACATTAGCCACGGAGCGCATGGCGCAAATCTCCGCCAAAGAAGCTACAGCCAACGGAATCGCCTGGACATTCAGCCCCATGGTAGATATCTGCCGTGATGCACGCTGGGGACGCATTGCCGAAGGAAATGGTGAAGACCCTTTCATCGGCGCAATGATGGCACGTGCATACGTGCGCGGATACCAAGGCGAGAACCTGCACGAATCAGACAGCAGCATGATGGCATGTCTCAAGCACTTCGCCCTCTACGGAGCATCGGAATCAGGCAGAGACTATAACCGTACAGACATGAGCCGGGTGCAGATGCTCAACGAATACCTTCCGCCTTATCAAGCTGCGGTAAAAGCCGGGGTTGGTACGGTCATGACTTCCTTCAACACCATTAACGGCGTCCCTGCCACTGCCGACAAATGGTTGATTGACGATGTCTTACGCAAGCAATGGGGATTCAAGGGAATGATAGTGACCGATTATAACTCGATTGCAGAAATGGAGATCCACGGTGTCGCTCCTTTGAAGGAAGCGGGTATCATGGCGATGAATGCCGGAACCGACATGGATATGGTAGCACAAAGTTTCCTTAACCCGATGGAAGAAGCGGTCAACGAAGGTAAAGTATCGAAAG
The Phocaeicola salanitronis DSM 18170 genome window above contains:
- the gap gene encoding type I glyceraldehyde-3-phosphate dehydrogenase: MIKVGINGFGRIGRFVFRAAQKRNDIQIVGINDLCPVDYLAYMLKYDTMHGQFDGTIEADVENSKLIVNGKEIRVTAEKNPADLKWNEVEAEYVVESTGLFLTQEKAQAHIQAGAKYVVMSAPSKDATPMFVCGVNEKTYVKGTQFVSNASCTTNCLAPIAKVLNDKFGIVNGLMTTVHSTTATQKTVDGPSMKDWRGGRAASGNIIPSSTGAAKAVGKVIPELNGKLTGISMRVPTLDVSVVDLTVNLAKPATKEAICAAMKEASEGELKGVLGYTEDAVVSSDFLGCTLTSIFDANAGVYLTDTFVKVVSWYDNEIGYSNKVLDLIAHMASVND